From one Rhodoferax sp. PAMC 29310 genomic stretch:
- a CDS encoding superoxide dismutase — MEHTLPALPFAIDALAPHYSQEALEFHHGKHHNAYVVNLNNLQKGTEFESMSLEEIVKKSSGGIYNNSAQIWNHTFFWNCMKPSGGGEPAGALATAINAKWGSYAAFKEAFVKSAVGNFGSGWTWLVKKPDGSVDIVNTGAAGTPLTSADKALLTVDVWEHAYYIDYRNARPKFVEAYLDKLVNWGFAEANFA; from the coding sequence ATGGAACATACCCTGCCAGCTCTGCCTTTCGCTATTGACGCTTTGGCGCCTCATTACTCCCAGGAAGCCCTGGAGTTTCACCACGGCAAGCACCACAACGCGTACGTGGTCAACCTGAACAACCTGCAAAAAGGCACCGAGTTCGAGTCGATGTCTCTGGAAGAGATCGTCAAAAAATCCAGCGGCGGCATCTACAACAACTCCGCACAAATCTGGAACCATACCTTTTTCTGGAATTGCATGAAACCAAGCGGCGGCGGCGAGCCTGCCGGCGCGTTGGCCACAGCGATCAACGCCAAGTGGGGTTCTTACGCGGCTTTCAAGGAAGCCTTCGTCAAGTCCGCTGTGGGCAACTTTGGCTCTGGCTGGACCTGGTTGGTCAAGAAGCCCGACGGTTCGGTGGACATCGTCAACACCGGCGCGGCCGGCACACCGTTGACCAGCGCTGACAAAGCCTTGTTGACCGTGGACGTGTGGGAGCATGCCTACTACATCGACTACCGCAACGCCCGCCCCAAGTTTGTTGAGGCTTACCTCGACAAACTCGTGAACTGGGGTTTTGCTGAAGCCAATTTCGCCTGA